A stretch of DNA from Anopheles ziemanni chromosome 3, idAnoZiCoDA_A2_x.2, whole genome shotgun sequence:
GTCAAGTTATTATAATAATCTTATCATAACCGCTCGTATCACTGGTACACCTAGTCTTGGCTTGATAACTTAtggcttttttgtttatgttcaaaTTATAAACGTTTTCATGATTTCATACACCAATTGTTTATGGTTTAAACAGTAAATCATACTCATGGGAAGCTACACATAAATTGTCAggcagcaagaaaaaaaggtacatCAAAATGTAACACCAACGATTGTTTTGTGGcatttttcccccctcttTCCAACAGGTTGTATTAGGAACAATCTTTCGTTTTGGGTTTCATACCAAATTATTTGTTACAGTCCAAGGTAAAGGAAGGTTTTAACCAATCCACAAAGGGATTTGTAAAGTTTATACAGCATTAACCAATTGATTTAGACATGGGCAATCCTATCATAGCGTAAGGAATTGGTAtatgataaatttaaaattgaattagCACAAATTGATCATATTTAGGATGCTAAAACAACGATGCCAGAGACATAATTTCCTTAGGACGACTATTCGCACACACCACTGTGATGTGTCCAGACAACAATAAAGCAGAATTTTGGACGGTGGTGGACGGAGCgatcggatttttttttttttttgcatatttttggtTACATGATTGTTGGTTATTCTTACTGACTTTGGATTCGGGCGCGCTGGTGCCGCCAGTGACCGTTTTACCAAACCTTAACGACGCACCGGAGCCGGCcgctggtgttggtgctgcAGGCGAACTGCCGGACGTGCCGTAGCAGCCGGTGTCCGGTTTTTCCTGCTTTATCTGTACGATTCCTAGTTCTGCCGTGCTGGCAATTCTGtagcaaaatgaaaatgaaacaaaaggttCGGTTAATGAATGCAGATGAAGTGAAGCAACCGAAACCGTTAGTGGTtagtaaaataaacgaacgaaTACGCTACGCTACACTCACTTGCTGGTTGTTCCAACGGCGTTTTCTTCTCCGAGCGGTACGTCGGGAACGATCAGACCACGCGGTTTCCGATCGCCATCATTTGTATCTTCTTCGCCAGACGTGCTCAGCGCGTCGCTGGAACTTTCGTCCCCGCGGCGCCTTCCGTAGTACCGCTTGATCGGTAcctccggttccggttcgATCAGAGCGAGTGCGGCAATCGGTTTCTTTTCATCCACCACATCGGAGGTGGCCGGCTCACCGATAgcaggtggtggcggtggcggtggtggaagtAAAGGAGGTAGTGTACTTAGAATCGCTTGTGGTGCCATCCCACCACTTGATTGCAGAAGTGGAGGTGGTTTTTCCTGAGAGACTGCAGTTGTTTGCGCACGAATCTTTTTGAACGTACGCGAAGGTGAGATTTCGCTGTCAGACGCTACCGTTCCAGAGCCGGCCCGTTTCGTACGTGCACTCGTCGCTTGTTGTGCTGCTGGCCGACGGGCCGACGGCGTCCTCGACCGTGATCGCGAGGATGAGGTAGATGATGACGAGGATGACGAGGAGGACCGGACAGCACTTCTTCGACGGCGCGAGGTATAACTTGGGGGCGGTGATCTTCTCCGGGGGCTCCAGCGAGGACGCGAACGAGTACGGGAAGGCGATCGAGAATGCGATCGAGAATGCGATCGTGATCTTGACTTGGATTTCGAACGTGCCGCTCGATAGCGGGAGTATGCTTGGCGCGTAGTAACACCCCTTGGGCCGGCTCGACCTGTGGCCGGTTCTACACCTCTCGATCGTGACCGACTCCGGTGACTTCCTCCTGCCCGTCCTCTCGGACGCCTTCGAGCACTACGTGTCCCGGCGCCGGGACTTTTGCTTCGACCACGGCTACGACTACGGCTGCTGTGGAAACTACGCCTCCGGCCACGGCTTCTACTCCGGCTATGGCTACTACTGCTACTTCGACTGCTTCGGCTACTGCTACGACTCCCTTTACCACGACTGTGACGACCCATAGCCGCCGTCCGCTGATACTGCATCGGTGGCTTTCGATCGCTTTCCTTTGACTCTTGTGCCTTTAGCTTCTCCAAGTTCTGTTTGACTTTATCCGCGTAGCTCACGGTACCTCCGCCCTCGGCTGCTGATCCCCCGATACCCGCACGCATACGGGACGCTTTCGACGATCCCGCGATCCCACCGAGTGTACTCATGTCCCGATTGAAGCCGAACGAAATCTTCGCATGAGCCTGCAGTTCGTCCTCGCCACCGAATGAGGTAATGTAGGTTATTTTGCCCGAGTTGACCGGGGACGGCGACCGGGAGCTATCGTTCGTCTCGACGAACGTCCTCGGCACCAACTCCTCCTTTGCCGCGTAACTCGGAGGACTGAGTGGTCGGCCGGCAAACTTACGCTCCCGCTGGGCACGCCTTTCCCGACGGCTCTTACGTCCGCTAAACATAATCTTCTCCTGTTCCTCCTCACGCGCCATTCGCAGTGCGTCCGCTTCGTCCGCGTCCTTCGTGAGGAAGGAGTAAAAGTCGTTACTCTTCATACCGTACTGGCGACCGCACGAGTTCAGCTCGTGGGCCTGCGCGTTACCGATCTTGTTGATGTCGATCGACACGTCCATGTCGACATCGGAGTCCGATTCATCCTTCATGCACTCGTCGAACCGAGCCGCTCCGCTGGCACCGACGGTCGACGATGAAGCATCGGACGACTTCTCGATGGCCGTTATCGACTGAACGAACGGCACGATCGGTGCCGATCCGCTGCCAGTGCCCGACAGTCC
This window harbors:
- the LOC131286282 gene encoding CLK4-associating serine/arginine rich protein, with amino-acid sequence MWHEARKQEKKIRGMLVDYRKRAERRQDFYERIKADPTQFLQVHGRKCKVHLDASVATAAENPAIMMPWQGQKDNMIDRFDVRAHLDYIPPVPRTDPEAADQQEEDADERAMYYERYRVLAQNEFLGTVEEKFLHQLYLEEQFGVNAQVEAETKAAAAASKKKSSAGAAIGYTYEETETVSAGGSGLSGTGSGSAPIVPFVQSITAIEKSSDASSSTVGASGAARFDECMKDESDSDVDMDVSIDINKIGNAQAHELNSCGRQYGMKSNDFYSFLTKDADEADALRMAREEEQEKIMFSGRKSRRERRAQRERKFAGRPLSPPSYAAKEELVPRTFVETNDSSRSPSPVNSGKITYITSFGGEDELQAHAKISFGFNRDMSTLGGIAGSSKASRMRAGIGGSAAEGGGTVSYADKVKQNLEKLKAQESKESDRKPPMQYQRTAAMGRHSRGKGSRSSSRSSRSSSSSHSRSRSRGRRRSFHSSRSRSRGRSKSPGAGTRSARRRPRGRAGGSHRSRSRSRGVEPATGRAGPRGVTTRQAYSRYRAARSKSKSRSRSHSRSHSRSPSRTRSRPRWSPRRRSPPPSYTSRRRRSAVRSSSSSSSSSTSSSRSRSRTPSARRPAAQQATSARTKRAGSGTVASDSEISPSRTFKKIRAQTTAVSQEKPPPLLQSSGGMAPQAILSTLPPLLPPPPPPPPAIGEPATSDVVDEKKPIAALALIEPEPEVPIKRYYGRRRGDESSSDALSTSGEEDTNDGDRKPRGLIVPDVPLGEENAVGTTSKIASTAELGIVQIKQEKPDTGCYGTSGSSPAAPTPAAGSGASLRFGKTVTGGTSAPESKVSGGPAPTTTTTTTTSLLASKSVNPRDRLKRKMQILLNKQYKADKKAEIEKVERQIQQQQERDDEMRELALKLRRRQRELRHKYGTPESEHSKSPSSGDDRSSDDGDGGGDGGQRSGGPGAAIGRDASTSPQRLPLLSPPLLTSVPPPKMPSHAHTSRPPPSLMVGRGGTAGYGNSVVIERKPVLRSASDSGGSTAQSAPPPMASYRADMGRLRRRNTPPPAPGIGGGGSSRGFTGGSGGGGMSPMTLRRGGGGGGMTAGRPPPAPSSSGSRFDDRSRRRSPQRYNRSRSKSRERFPSRDTTGQMGTGGNRGRRMPEYGRSRDYDRYHHGGSGDVVGSGYQSGASSGRFRGRRSRSGSRGRRSRSGSPVRTRGNGGGGSGQAGSTPNRPRERTPKPVKKLVDY